DNA from Mucilaginibacter mallensis:
CAGGATGGATATTGATAACCGGTTCACCACAATCCAGAAATATGTTGTTATCAATTTTAAGATCAGTAACTTCTCCGGATTCATACCAGCTTGCGGCATCGTCCGAAACCAGCACACCACTCATATAAGTATGGTTTATAACATTATCTTTTATAACAGACCTGCGCCGGGTAGTGATTAGTATACCCCGTGTTGGTATACGAGTGATCGTATCGTTATGAATCCAGACTTTGGGTGTGTAGGTCATGTTTTCTACTACATTGTTTATGATATTTTGAGGAACAGGCTCTTTGAGGATCAATGCCATATTTTTATCATTAAGCATTTTAACTGAGATAACCCTGTTTACAGCAAAAGATTGCAGCGTTGAAGGATTGATGAAACTGATACTATCACCCTTCATGAATGCCTTGAAGCCAAAGGTCTGCCCCTGCATAAAGCGAACTGTTATTCGATGAGGATTCGGATTTTCAACGACTTTTAGAAAAGTTCCGTGGATGTTGATCGCGTCATCATTTGAGGCTGATAAATAACTATTTTTTATTTCAATCAAGCCGCTGCATCCCGAGAAGTGAAGAATATCAGCCCAGGCCGCACAGGTACGCCCGGATTTTTCATCAGGTCTTACACTTAGATGGTCCATCTTTATATTTTTACAAAATTGGCTAACTACCCCCATTCCGTGCATAAAATAGATACGTACATGGTCCATAACAATATTCTTGCTATAGGCAAAGAATATACCTGCACAATCGCGAAGTACGTTGCGGTTTTGATAAATTAAACCAGTGGTAAAACCCGGGTTAGTTTTAAAATAGAGCCGCAATTTATTCTTTCCCAAAACAACACAGCGAATATTATTAAACTGGATGCCTTGACGATAAACATAATCAGCATCATATACCTGCCAGTAACTATCCGGCCGGTATGACCATCCTTCACCCAGCCACGTTAATAAACTATCCTTTACAGTATACCAGGAATCCGGATGCACCATAACATCAGCAAAGCCCGGCTGTACATCTACCACTTTTATTTCGGAAACTGTAGGCCGGTTATAGTTATAACTGATGCCGTGTAATACAACGTTTTCAGATTGGTTAACGCAGGTTTCAATGGCCTTCCCATGCAGGATAATATTTGCCCCCACGGCGTTAACATTTAAAAAGCGGCAATCAGCCAAATAAATCGCAATTGCTTTTGGCTCATCAGGGGTATCATTAGTATTGGAAATTGCAAGTAACCTTTTATAAAAATTATCCGGGTAAAAATTATAATTACCGGGTGCAAATTGTATAACAACAGGTGCTTTGGCTGTTCCTCTGGCAACAGCAAGCAATGATTCATGGAATGCCCCCGGCGATAAGATATTTACTTTGTCCCCTGCTGATAAAATAATCTGATTAACAGGATTAAAAGTCTTCCAGGCCTGTTTGATACTTAAACCGGAATTTTGATCAGCTCCTTTTTGGGGGTCGATATAATAGGTAACATTTTCAGAAGCATGCTTACGCTGATTAATAGATAGATAGCCGATACGACTAGATTGTGCAATAGCTTGAACAGACAATAAAAGAAACAGACCAATGCATACTATAATTAAATAAAGCCTCTTCATTTTTGTAATATTCAAGCTCATTCACTAACTCTTTTAACTAATACTAACCGATTGCCTATTTTATTTCACCAAAGCTGTTATTTTTTGTCCAGCTTTCAAACTTACATTGGCATAAGAAAATTGGTTACCCAGCCAATTCTTTTCGTGAGTGGCTTTAAGTCGCTTTCCATCAATAAATATAGAAGCGTAATTACCTGCAAATTTAGGTCTCCATTGAATAGCTATTTTGCCAACATTGGTAATAGTTGAGGTCTTTCTGTCTTTATGTGTCAGATCAATGGTCGTATGGAGTACAGGTACTGACATAAGGGTAGAACTAATATCGGCTGTATTTCGATACAGGGTAGTTAGCCGGTTAACGCGCGCATCAGCAGAAATACCCATCAAACCTTCGGTAAAACCCTTGATCACCCCAAAGGAAACTTCCGGGTACTCTCTTCTATCCGTTTTAGGATCGGTTAATTTCAGCATGTAGTTATAAGCTTGATCCGGGTATCCGTTGACATATAGAATATAGGGGAAATAGGAAAGATTCTCTATGTTCCAATTATTGTTAAGTAAATGCTGAATTGTTTTCTGTTTTCTTACCGGATCCTTTATCGCGTCAAACCACAGTAGGAAAGTTTCACCTTCCGTTTTACCAAACTTGTTGTCACTGGTAAAATAAGTATAATAGAGCTGATCATTTTCATCCCACCATTTAGAATCCAATGCCTGGCGGTATTTTTCTGCATTCTTTAAAACTGCCAATGCCTTCATATTTTCACCGTTGACTTTCAAAATTTCAGCATAA
Protein-coding regions in this window:
- a CDS encoding right-handed parallel beta-helix repeat-containing protein, with amino-acid sequence MKRLYLIIVCIGLFLLLSVQAIAQSSRIGYLSINQRKHASENVTYYIDPQKGADQNSGLSIKQAWKTFNPVNQIILSAGDKVNILSPGAFHESLLAVARGTAKAPVVIQFAPGNYNFYPDNFYKRLLAISNTNDTPDEPKAIAIYLADCRFLNVNAVGANIILHGKAIETCVNQSENVVLHGISYNYNRPTVSEIKVVDVQPGFADVMVHPDSWYTVKDSLLTWLGEGWSYRPDSYWQVYDADYVYRQGIQFNNIRCVVLGKNKLRLYFKTNPGFTTGLIYQNRNVLRDCAGIFFAYSKNIVMDHVRIYFMHGMGVVSQFCKNIKMDHLSVRPDEKSGRTCAAWADILHFSGCSGLIEIKNSYLSASNDDAINIHGTFLKVVENPNPHRITVRFMQGQTFGFKAFMKGDSISFINPSTLQSFAVNRVISVKMLNDKNMALILKEPVPQNIINNVVENMTYTPKVWIHNDTITRIPTRGILITTRRRSVIKDNVINHTYMSGVLVSDDAASWYESGEVTDLKIDNNIFLDCGEPVINIHPENVQPGPGAVHKNIMILNNTFYLRDRMALTAKSTNNISFTANKIFMNKNYGIDSCISFYDCSGTSTGKNKIRPTDTLNCPQ